The following are encoded in a window of Acidimicrobiales bacterium genomic DNA:
- a CDS encoding ZIP family metal transporter, which translates to MSALALTGSLTLIVPTETFKRLVLPLVALAAGALLGGALFHMLPGSIDALGNELTVWAWVAAGIFSFFLLEQYLHWHHCHRPVAAHRPLGYLILVADGLHNFIGGLAVGSAFVLDHRVGIVTWLVAATHEVPQELGDFGILVHSGWDRRRALLFNVLSGLTFLVGGLLAYGVSGHIDVAVLVPFAAGNFIYIAATDLLPEITTSRTAGAKAILSTGFAVGLLLLFTVALMA; encoded by the coding sequence ATGAGCGCGCTCGCACTCACCGGCAGTCTCACCCTCATCGTTCCGACCGAGACCTTCAAGAGGCTCGTCCTGCCACTGGTGGCCCTCGCCGCCGGCGCACTGCTCGGAGGCGCCCTCTTCCACATGTTGCCCGGGTCGATCGATGCGCTGGGCAACGAGCTCACCGTCTGGGCCTGGGTGGCCGCCGGAATCTTCTCGTTCTTCCTGCTCGAGCAGTACCTGCACTGGCACCACTGCCATCGTCCGGTCGCCGCGCATCGCCCTCTCGGCTACCTGATCCTCGTTGCTGACGGTCTCCACAACTTCATCGGAGGTCTCGCCGTCGGTAGCGCGTTCGTGCTCGACCACCGGGTCGGGATCGTCACCTGGCTGGTGGCCGCGACCCATGAGGTTCCTCAGGAGCTCGGCGACTTCGGGATCCTCGTCCACAGCGGCTGGGATCGCCGCCGGGCGCTGTTGTTCAACGTGCTCTCGGGTCTCACCTTCCTCGTCGGTGGTCTCCTCGCCTACGGCGTCAGCGGTCACATCGACGTCGCCGTCCTCGTCCCCTTCGCCGCCGGCAACTTCATCTACATCGCTGCCACCGACCTGCTGCCCGAGATCACCACCTCACGCACCGCCGGCGCCAAGGCGATCCTGAGCACCGGCTTCGCGGTCGGTCTCCTGCTCCTGTTCACCGTCGCGTTGATGGCCTGA
- the katG gene encoding catalase/peroxidase HPI, with amino-acid sequence MTDSQSWWPADWGHYGPFFIRMSWHAAGTYRVVDGRGGAGTGAQRYAPLNSWPDNGNLDKARRLLLPIKQKYGRDISWADLFVFAGNRALETMGFTTFGFSFGRNDIWAPEDDIYWGPENEWLAEHDERYTGSWEDGSRTLDNPLAAVQMGLIYVNPEGPNGVPDAMKSAQDVRETFARMAMNDEETVALTVGGHTFGKMHGAVAAENVGPEPEGSSFADQGLGWTNKHETGFGQYTMTSGLEGAWTPTPTKWDNTYLDTIFAHEWEVVESPAGAKQWQPREVQEGYWVPDAHVEGKVNPPTMTAADMAMIVDPAYLEISKRFHENPDQLADAFARAWFKLLHRDMGPAERYVGPQAPDEKLLWQDNVPAHEGPMIGDAEIAELKSTILDSGLTLEQLVKTAWASASTYRHTDFRGGANGARIRLSPMSEWDVHVQSGVGEVIRKLEEIQSGFNGKGGPQVSVADLIVLGGSAAVEAGAKAAGYDITVPFTPGRTDASQDETDVDSFQWLEPNADGFRNYVRKFGAVPTEHLLIDKAFMLNLTAPEMTALVGGLRLLGNNVGDEGYGVLTDRPGQLTNDFFVNLIDMGTKWSSVDESEDVFEGRDRATDDLKWKATRVDLVFGANSQLRAIAEEYGSAGGDELMLDAFVRGWVKVMENDRFDLE; translated from the coding sequence ATGACCGACTCGCAGTCGTGGTGGCCCGCCGACTGGGGCCACTACGGCCCGTTCTTCATCCGCATGTCCTGGCACGCCGCCGGCACCTACCGCGTGGTCGACGGCCGCGGCGGCGCCGGGACCGGCGCCCAGCGCTACGCGCCGCTGAACTCGTGGCCCGACAACGGCAACCTCGACAAGGCGCGCCGCCTGCTGCTGCCGATCAAACAGAAGTACGGCAGGGACATCTCGTGGGCCGACCTGTTCGTCTTCGCCGGGAACCGGGCGCTGGAGACCATGGGGTTCACCACCTTCGGCTTCTCCTTCGGCCGCAACGACATCTGGGCGCCCGAGGACGACATCTACTGGGGCCCCGAGAACGAGTGGCTGGCCGAGCACGACGAGCGCTACACGGGCAGCTGGGAAGACGGAAGCCGGACCCTCGACAACCCGCTCGCTGCGGTGCAGATGGGCCTCATCTACGTGAACCCCGAGGGTCCAAACGGCGTGCCCGACGCGATGAAGTCGGCCCAGGACGTGCGGGAGACGTTCGCCCGGATGGCCATGAACGACGAGGAGACCGTCGCGCTGACCGTCGGTGGCCACACGTTCGGCAAGATGCACGGCGCCGTCGCTGCGGAGAACGTCGGCCCCGAACCGGAGGGCTCGAGCTTCGCCGACCAGGGCCTGGGATGGACCAACAAGCACGAGACCGGCTTCGGCCAGTACACCATGACCTCTGGTCTCGAGGGTGCGTGGACCCCCACGCCCACCAAGTGGGACAACACCTACCTCGACACGATCTTCGCCCACGAGTGGGAGGTGGTGGAGTCCCCCGCCGGTGCCAAGCAGTGGCAGCCGCGCGAGGTGCAGGAGGGCTACTGGGTGCCCGACGCCCACGTCGAGGGCAAGGTGAACCCGCCGACGATGACGGCGGCCGACATGGCCATGATCGTCGACCCGGCGTACCTGGAGATCTCCAAGCGCTTCCACGAGAACCCCGACCAGCTGGCCGACGCGTTCGCCCGGGCCTGGTTCAAGCTCCTGCACCGCGACATGGGTCCGGCCGAGCGCTACGTAGGCCCGCAGGCGCCCGACGAGAAGCTGCTGTGGCAGGACAACGTGCCGGCCCACGAGGGTCCCATGATCGGCGACGCCGAGATCGCCGAGTTGAAGTCGACGATCCTCGACTCCGGCCTCACCCTCGAGCAGCTGGTCAAGACGGCGTGGGCGTCGGCGTCGACCTACCGCCACACCGACTTCCGGGGCGGCGCCAACGGCGCTCGCATTCGCCTGTCGCCCATGAGCGAGTGGGACGTCCACGTGCAGTCTGGTGTCGGCGAGGTCATCCGCAAGCTCGAGGAGATCCAGAGCGGCTTCAACGGCAAGGGTGGTCCGCAGGTGTCGGTGGCCGATCTGATCGTGCTCGGCGGCAGCGCGGCCGTCGAGGCTGGGGCCAAGGCTGCGGGCTACGACATCACGGTGCCGTTCACTCCCGGCCGGACCGACGCCAGCCAGGACGAGACCGACGTCGACTCCTTCCAGTGGCTCGAGCCCAACGCCGATGGGTTCCGCAACTACGTCCGCAAGTTCGGGGCGGTGCCCACCGAGCATCTGCTCATCGACAAGGCGTTCATGTTGAACCTGACCGCTCCGGAGATGACCGCCCTCGTCGGCGGGCTCCGGCTGCTCGGCAACAACGTCGGCGACGAGGGCTACGGCGTGCTCACCGACCGCCCGGGCCAGCTCACCAACGACTTCTTCGTGAACCTGATCGACATGGGCACCAAGTGGTCGTCGGTCGACGAGAGCGAGGACGTCTTCGAGGGCCGCGATCGGGCCACCGACGACCTGAAGTGGAAGGCCACCCGCGTCGACCTCGTGTTCGGTGCCAACAGCCAGCTCCGGGCGATCGCCGAGGAGTACGGCTCCGCCGGCGGCGACGAGCTGATGCTCGATGCCTTCGTCCGCGGTTGGGTCAAGGTGATGGAGAACGACCGCTTCGACCTCGAGTAG